In Halictus rubicundus isolate RS-2024b chromosome 1, iyHalRubi1_principal, whole genome shotgun sequence, the sequence AATTACGTATGATTGCGTCAATTTGTAAATGTTTCACCTAACATTAGAATACAGAAAATATACTGGGAAAGTGGTTGCTGTCTCTCGGTACATTTGTGCATGCGATAAGTCTCAGTGGCAGTAGTTTTGTGGAAGAAGAACATCAAACTTGGTATTTCCACTGGGTCACACTTCTCACACTGTTACTTTACaattttactggaaaattttatgCGCATCTGCAATTGTAAGCCAATTTTACTAGCATATTAATCCCTCGTCTTATGATTTCTTTTAAAACTTTCATCATCATCAAATTGCGACTGCTTGTGCAATTTTTCACCCTATTTTCTAATTACCGATATATTGCTACTATCTATTTCTACATTGCTCCTTTTATCTTATGTTTATCTTTATGCATACCTACGTTGCTTTTATATGtctatctattttttttttctttcttttgcaaggggttaagtatttaattataaaaagcTTCTCTGTGCaagttttaaataataaacttcaATTTGTAGTTACAGCAATTACAAGCGATATGTGTATGCACAGACATGCATAAAACTTTTATTGATACTGATAGGACACAGAATccttagaaaattgaatagtaCAGGAGATAAGTATGCTCATCTACCAGACATAGCAGGATTCTTGGTAGAACAAGAGAGTATGTTGGGCATGACAATTATACTTATCACtggtaattaaataataatataccaATGCACATCTATCTGCTTACAAAtacgtttttaaatatttaaaattatttttacagccaTTGTACTTTTAATATGGCTCGATTTTATGCACGAAGACGAAAAGTACAAAATACAATCGCTAATAATTAACTCGATTATGGgtgtatgtatttatttacgtCACATGAACAATAATAGTGTCATCAAATTGCCATTGTATCCTCAGTCTAGGTAAATTTGCTTTTAACGCGTGGAATCTATGCAATTAATTCATGAAGTTATAATACTTTCTTCTCTTTCAGAGGAATATACGAAGTACAAATTTTCTGgatattattgttaattaacATTTTCAATTACATTTATCGTATAGGGTTAACGATCCAATACAAGCAGGCAATATTTTTAAGAATCGCATTATTTTCCATTGTGCGGATATGGGCCATGGTCACAGCAATTATACACCAACCGTATAACGTGATTCTTTTGCCATTGCAAATCATTTTCAGTGGCGTAATTCGCGCGATAATTCAAGACAATAGCACGCAACAGATAAATGCGCTTGTGTATACGTGGATCGGCAATGTGTTTTATTTCTATCAGGTAAAATCAAAGATGCAAATCTTGGTGGGAGTAACataactgaaaataaataaaattaaattttcttcagGGAAATTCGAATAGTTTGGCAACCGTTGACGTAGCCGCTGGCTACGTTGGTATACAATCCTACATGCCAATTATTAACGCATCGttgttaataattaatacttACACTGCGCCTGTTTTGGCGTGTCTTTTACTCGTTTACCAGGCAGTATTGCAATACTCCTATAAGTAAGTAAATTGCGACATTTTAGAAAGATCCTCTGGTTAAAATGCGTACAGgcgaattttataaatttttccaaGGAGaagacatttttcaaaaaatctttTAGGATTTTATTAATACACCCTTCGAAAtactataaaaatttcttttcaatttttcactcTCAATGCATCAATAAACTATTACGTTGCTTCTAATCACACGTTCAAGATAATTTCTTGCAATTCAATACAAAGATGGAAATATTTTAGGCAAACAAATCAGGTAAAGAAAGAATtggaaatttataattattttgggGAATTTTGCATTATCCATGTTTGCAGAAAATCGGCATTTTAACTGAAGGATCCGCGCAACTATTAAAATTTGGCGCAACAATGCGTTATGCTGTGGCAATTTTTTTTCTAGTACACGCGAGACTGTCATGGAAATAAGTAAAACGTATATTACCTGGAGATTGGTGCCACTGACTGCGTATACAATTATAATCACTATTCAACGGCATCATTTGTTCGTATGGTCAGTGTTTTCGCCAAAATTGATATACGAAACTGCGTATTTCACTGTCGTTTGCATTACAACACTGATTATACTAATCTTAATTACGTTGCAAAAGGCGATAAAAAATAGTGTGCAATGATGCAACATTCTTTTACacttttgtaaaaaaatttcacacttgaaatataataaatacaaAATGGGAGGAAGAAGTAGAAAATTAATATCaaggacaattttattttgaactTCCAAATTTCTTTACAATCATTTACGCGTAATTACCCCATCACGTCTATAAAAATCGAACGTAAAAAGAATTAGTGATACACGTAAAACAGAAACTTTGCAAAAATACTTTTCGTTTACAATCGAAATTACTTAATTTCTTAATTAAGCTCAGATTGTAGCTGGTCTGCATACTTTACGCTACTAACTATTATATGGCTGTATAATAAACAACGTACACAGTAAAATTAAGAGTTACATCGTTTATGTCAAAACGTTTTTGTATAATTGTACAATCAGAATGCGGTTCAAATGAAGTCGGAGATAAAATTCTATCACAAATCGTATGATTAATAAAATACGCCGAAATTTTTTACGTTattttctcttctctataatacacTATTTTAAAATCTAATTTATCTCTCATTTACATTATCATTAAAATTCATAGCAGCTCGCGAAGCCACTTTGGAGAAAAATACAAATGTAAAATAGCGATTACTAGTCATGCAACGTAATATCCAAAAAATATCCCTAAAAATAAACTTGTTAAAGCACAGGATGCTAGTTCAGTgtctaaaattaaattattaactataGGAACACGAAAAAACGACAAAAGTAGCAATATACTTGTTCGCATTCGCTGTAAAATAATATGAAATCGATTAACAGTAATTGTCAGCAGTATCGAGATGCTTTGTGTTCTCTTACATTTACAAGTGTTGCTACTTTCtgcaataaatattaaataaaaatcatcgaaatagaGATGTGTAACATATCGTTATCCTTAACTAAATTAGTCGATTTCACGCGCtctaaaatagaaaattcgtgttttttttttaataaataattttaacggGTTCTAAAAgagtttttcttaaaaaatttgttgacaAATCGAATAGCACCAACTTAAAACTATAATCGATCTAAAATCATACTAAATACTGCACACCGTTCGCGCGCAATACTTACAATGAAAAAGTTAAGTACACGATAGCTTGTAAGCTCGAAACAGTACATGCTAATGCTTCTCAGCACGActcttaaaatataaaatattcgtattcgtattatACAAAAATAGAAATACTTTGATATTCATTTATCGAATCACGAAAAACAATTCTGCCGTGTTTTAATATAGTTAATCCCGTAACGAGGGTTAATACAGTTGGTTTTGCAAGGCTGTAAAGTTACCCGCAATTCAATCAGTTTCTCTCAAAtcgaagattttttttttaatgcacttTCCAAGTGACAAACTGGTTTGCAGTTATCCGAATCAATACTAGTCATTTCGCTGTCACTGTCCTGAAGGAAATCCACGTTCTCTCACGAAATGGTTAACTCTCACAGCGTGGGTATTTGTGAcaaatgtataataaattaattactgCTCGGTTCGCTGTGTAGTACAGCGCCGGTGTAAATTCGAACAAAACTCCGTTGGTCTCTTAAACGAGACGTTTcagtttaaataattaattaaaattttctaaaacgGCGAATTCATACCGAGCTTTGTACCAAATTCTAGCCGAGCTCTCTTTTGATACCTCACGTTTACTCTGAAAACAATTGGGGTTTGTTAGAAAATatctttcttataatatttattttaaagtgttTCATGCATTTGTTTGAGTTAAAAAACATTAAACTATTGAATTGCATTAAAAATAACTTCcttttccttaaaaaaattattttcctccCCAAAGAAATGGGACAACTCAACTTTTCGTGTCCTACACGTATGAAACCCCTGAAAGAGAAATATACTTACTTAATTTCCTGCCACTTAATTAACTCATTAACAGCGAAAATAAGCGGCAGGGAACTTAAGAAGAATAGAGGGAGATGAACCGGAAAGTCTTCGATTTTTTCACCCTCCTCTTTCCAAAATGAACAGAACACAACCCCTGAGAATGCTGCTTGTGCGCATAATCTAGAAAAAAACATATGTATTCATTATAATACTAATATAGGAGGGACAATTACGAAGGAAAGTATAAAATTATTCTTACGTTATAAATGCACTTAAGAACCACACGAAATTGTTGAAAGGTTGTTTCCTCCAAATAGAATACTCTCGATGTACAAAGCCTACGGATATGGTTACTGCAACCAAGGAGACCGTTTCTCGGTAATTAATcgtataataatttttgtattaacCTATGATGAAACTTACCTAAATGTAAAACTAGCAATGACAAAGCGAAATGCTGTACCACTAAAACGACGTTTGGTTTGGCACCCCAACCCCCCCATAGGACCCCTTCTCTTAATTCAGGGTACACGTAGAGACATTTGGAGTCCATTGACGCGTAAATGGGGCACAAAGTTAGAAACGAAATACACTGCGATAGAACTATGGTTATAATTGTTGGTAGAAACTTGCTACCATAACACCACAGAACGAACAACGCAATCTGAAAAGGAAATAAGTGTGtcttaatattattttcaatccgtTAAAATGATTAGGAGtaagaatacatttttatttcacactcgactcttgtaattgatgcagaaactttttattttgcatggagaTTCAGAGTTCACTTGTCGCATTTACTCACTTGGCCGTCTATGGTGCACTGGTTCTTTCCCGTGGCGCGTTGCATTATGGTGGGATCTTTTGGCGTGGCAATCATGGATATCGATAACATTGGAATGATTAAGCAACTCAACCATAACACTTGATCGACAGAGAACAGCGGCGGCAGCAGCAAGAAGCTGGACAGTGCTTGCGTGAAGGAGAGAGTGACTGTGCAACAGACCCAGAATTGCACGCAATTCCAAAGGCACTTCATGTAATGACGAGCCTGAACGATAAATTTTAATGCATCAAATTCATTTGAATTCATCAGGTTGATTCTTATTGTTACTTCTAGGGGGGCCAATTCTATATCTAAAAACTTAACTTCTTTTCAAAGTTacatttctaaataaaattctataaagATTACCTCATGATTATGGAGAATAAAGTACACGATAAACTATATGATTTATGAGATTTACCTCCATAATCAAATGGAAAATGGCGATCGGATCCTCGCGTTTGACGCTCAACGAGCACGCAACTGAGTTCAACGCTCTGCTTATGTCAACCGGAGATGGACCTTGGTCTTCTCTCGTTTGGGTTAGTACAGGAATTCTCTGGCAAACTTGTGGGTACAATGGTTCTACTGCCACTCTAAAATCGTATCATCAATTAACACAACTCTGAAAACAGCGCAGAACAATCGAGCAACAGCAAACGCTGATAACTTCTCCACCAACATTCTGACATTTCACtttttgtgtaaaatatttacaaaaatggtACAGGTTTCCGAAGTTCCCTGCCGTAGTCTAAGGAACTTAAATAAACCACAAGAATCAATATTTGGAGATGAGAATTTACTATACCTACAACCAGCTACGAGGCGACCGATGACACACAACAGACCTTACAGGAGACCTACCATAAAGATCGAATCGGACACAACGTATAACCAGTCTTACTTGAAATTCAATCAAGTTCCTAGACGAAGATTCAATTACGGGGATCATGAAAAATTAGGGTACAAAACCGCCGAGAAAATGGCTACCGATACCGTCTACAAACTGTCCTATGAAGCTTTAAACGGAAAAATCCCAGAACCTTTTCTCCCAAGACCACGTTTGTTCATCGAAGGATCTCGGGACATGACGACTACTCAGATGATGTCCTATATGAACCCTGGACGTGTGCAAGTGAAACGTTACAAACCTTATCGAGAAAAACATGTCCCCTCTGTTCCAATGGAAAGCGAGACAATCACAAAAGGGTCTTATCAAAATTTTTCTACCCCTCTTGTTGTCAAAAGACCACGAAGAGCAACGTTCTGGCAGACAAAAGTGAAAACAGACTACGACACTACAAGTCAGCTGTCTTATCGATTCACAGGACTTGTTCCTGAGAGCATCAGGATGAAGCCTAAACGAGCGAAGATCACTGCTCGAATGGAGGACGACACTATCTTCAGAACTAGTTACAAGATCCCAGGCCGTCTCGTCAGAAAGGAGATCGTTTGCGAATATGTTTGATCTTGTATGTTTTCTATTACGGAGGATGGCACTATCTTCAAAGCTAGTTTGAAGATTCCAGGCCGTCTCATCACCAAGAAAAATGTTTGCTAATAGTATTTGCTTTTGTACGTTTTATATTTGATAATTCAGTCTTGATTTTAATAAACGTGTATTGATAGTAATAGAAGGATTCGTTACCCTGCGTCCGCTTGCATAAAGATTGGCATGTTTTCTGCGTTAGCAGAAGAGCCTAAGACGCAAACTACTTCTCCGTAATCTTGCATAATGTGCAGCATCTCTCTGGTGACCGTAGTGTTGCAGTCGGTGAACAAAGACACTAGTAGAGGAACGTTATCTATTAGTTCCAAGTGCGGTCGGATTTTGTCGATGCCTCTTGGCAGCTTCGCCTGTAATCGAAGCAGAACATTGCAGTCAATTATTAACGTTTTTGAGACAACTGTTTAAGATTGGGAGACTTACTCTGTTGGATAAGTCGAAATTAACGGGAGCACTCTGTTCCGTACTATCCGTGAGGCAACTCAGGGACCGCCATGCTTCCTGACCTGATCCTAAATCCACACTTTGCACTAGCACGCTGTCCTCGCTTCTAACTGTATCCTGTTCCCTATTGAACATCGTTTTACTCTTGGACATTGTTCTTAAATTTGCATttggaaatatttcaaatgacaaaGAAAGAATACAGAGAGAACACAACAAAGAGAGACAGTTTAATATAGTTGCGGATCAGTCCATGCTAATCAGTCAATTTCTGCCATCGAAACGAGAGATTATGCTTAAAGTAAAATGCATATCATGCACTGCTTGTAAAATTAGGGGAAGTTTGAGTCATCATTTTACTGGTCtcgaatttgtttacaaaatacAGGAATTTTACAATCTTCGCTTGCTTTCATTACACCCACCGCATTTTTAATCATGTTGATAATTATTTACTTGTCTGATAACCGATATTTTTcaactaaaaaaaatattattacgatAGACCAAACATTCTAGTGTAAGATTAAAAAAGATTCAACTTGATTGGAAAAGTAGTTtctgagataaaaattcataagtaTAGCGAGTTTCATCTCAGACATTATTTCACTTCAGACAGAGATTGTAAACTTTAAATGTCTGTGTTTTGTAAACAAATAAGAAATCAGCAaggtgatgacttaaacctccTGATTATAAATCATTTCAGGTAAGATCATTTGGCATCGGTGACCAGAAGCGATCGATTCGTCTCGGAGTGATCCAAGAGAGGAGATCTAATACGAAAAGAAAAGGGAAACAGAAAATAATTACGAAAAGTGTGACGATCCAGTTCTCGTGATCCTTTGCACTAGGTGATTTAGACTGGCATGCAAAATCAACCGAACATTATAACATTCGTTATCAAAACAGTTACAGCTGTTTAGCGCAACAGAACGAACCTATGGCTCATGGCACTCTTGACTTGGGACAATCCTGTGTCGTTCCACTCAGTGGTCTCATCGTCAAACTTCACGGTGGCGAAGTCGGTGTTTATGGCACTCGGTGCTGACATACTCATGGCACGGCTAGTGTCCAGATTGGTGCTATAATATAAAGTAAATCGTACAATAGAGAAAACGGTTGCTCCGTGTTCCATTCATGCAGGGATAACCTTTTAGAACACAAACACATCAATGCAGCATATGTATGCAGCAGAAATGTATGATTGCATGCTCTTTTTAGGTATCGGCGAACGTTCTTATTTGGTCTAACGTAATCGTATCGAGAAGCAAAAGCACGGTTCTCAATCTCGTATAGTAAGTATAGTTAAAACGTTTATCAAAAGTAAATAATGACATGTTTCATTTAGTGTTTTATGTGTGATAAAGAGAGGGTAATATGTAACATACCGAGGAGAGACACGATTAAGCAAGTGGCTGGCCTCATCCATGCAGGAGTAATTATGCTGATGAGATTGGGCCGAGGGAGTGGGTGAGGACATGGCTGCTGCCTGGCTCACCCACCAACCCACTGGACTCTCGGACCTAATATCGGTGTGTTAGTTATATACGTTTTATTCGTGTATTTAATGTAATGTCGATGAATATAATAATGAGATATTAACACATGTGCAATGGTACAACTGGAAATAATGAACAAATGTTTTTGTTCGAGATCGTATCCGCTAATGAAGAAGCCATTAAGTCTCTATCAGAAACTAATAGAAACGAAACCAGAGGTTGCCAGTAACTATACCGGCGTAAAAATCAGTCGGAACTTAACGCTCTAAATAGAAACATAACAAAGTAACAAACTTAACAGAGTAAATTCGTAAGAGAACGAATATAATCGAAAGTCCACTAAAGAGTACAGAGTATCGATCAGAAAGATTAGAAAGGGAGGATCAAAAATCGAATCATCATCGCATTCAAAGAACTGGTAAACTTTCTAtggatagaaaataatattcacaataaaaaaagatattaattAATACAGAGCGTAACGAATAAACATGCAAATTAGTAACAGTAATGAAAGAAAGAGGTATAGACAAACATATACGATGGGGTCATGTGTGGATATCTCTCCAGCCATTGCTGTCTCCTGTAATGTACATGCATATCTTACATTCACATTCATAGTTATAGACAAAAGTAGCTAGTTAAACAAGTTCATATCAGATAGCACCATTTATTTTTAGAGACTTACAACAGATTAGATTAAACGACATTGAAAAAGTGACAAATACTTTTTAATTGACGAgtaagaagagaaagaaaaaacgaaCGACAACGGAATAATCGTAAACACCAGCAACATATACAATTAGTGTGAAGTACTCAGTGTTGAATATGTTTTCATGTATAACAGATTTTTACACATATAGAAATATAACATATTTATACTCTCCAATGTGAGGACATGCCCCAAACTTTTCAATATTAATCCAAAAGCAAAAGAAAGCAAAGCAAAGTAGTTTGTAGAGTTATCGATTAGCAATAGTAGAATGGCGTATAGTACCTAGCTCTCTCACTGAGCAACGATATATGACAATTCCATCCGCTTTCCAGACCCATCTTCTCCGAGAACACTCGAGATCGCAGTTCATTTTCCTTGCTGAAGTGAACGAAACGTATACATGCTCTATCTAGTTGTTCAATCAACTGTACCTGTGAGACAAACCACACATTTACACTTAATCGTAAATCCTAAAACACTTTTGTAAGTCATATATTcctttaataaattttaaaaagagAAAGTCTAATTATTAGAGGTGTGGGAGAACCTGAAAATGTCGGGTACCcgatatattcgagaatccAACATTTTCGAGTCCTTGCACACCTCTACTAATTACACCACGCGGTAAAGCAAATCTTTTTCCCATACAACATGTTCCCAGAAGTTCcaaattatattttgtttttaatacaGAATCGAAATAGTTCGACAAAACGTGCAGCAGTCatataaaatagatttttcaCATAGGAAAAAGGATTGCAAATGTGTATTCATTGTACAAAGAACGCctattgaaaattaaagaattgAAAATGTGTTAGATAGTGtgttataattaaatattttaccaTATCTGTTTGTGCTTGATATTGCATTGTGACCATTCCAATGAAGACTTGATTGCATTGAATTTCGAAGCAACTTTCCACATCGCTTATATTGTCGTCCTTATTTTCATTGCACAATAAGGAATCTATAaatatttgcatgaaaacgCTGTATTTATAATATTACAAAGAATATAAATGTTTGTAGAACTTACCAGTTGAGTGAAATTGTCCGAGAATGCCTTTCACTCTGGGATCAAGAACGTTTCTGAAGTCCCAGGGTAATGGGGTGGGACTTCTATGGGGTGTGTACAAATGTTTGCTGTCTGCAGGAAGCTCTAAATATATTTTAGACATTTTATTGTTAATACCACGCGTTAGTGGTCTATATGCAAATGCAGTGCAGTATGACGTCAAGCTTGTCCTTTGATAGAAGTCTTGCACCTTTTTTCTGAAATGCATATGGAGGAATTATTTGAATTGAATAGTTTAAATGTATTCTAAGGGTTTATTATTTCTACAGTTGCTCCCAAAAGAATTCGAACATCCtttacattaaaaatgaaaaaggcCCTTTTTAAAAGATGTTTTATTTCAGCCTTTAAAAAGTGcctcttttattttcttttttatgtaattcttatcaattgtaattttctcaaaatcttttttgcacattaTTCAGTAAACCAACGTTtttaattgctcaaaaaagtcaggtcatttagtccaatattaaaaaagttattccgtttTAAAAGgcgtccgaatattttcgtgagcaACTGAATGTACCTATCGGATGCAGAAAGTGGACAGAGATCATGGCCATCCCAAAACTCAATACACGAATCCAAAATTATGTCTGCTGTACCCTGTGTTAATAATTGTAAACCACCTCCACTGCGTTCCTTAACTACTACGGCAACCATATGCGGAAAGGGGAATTTCAGCTTCGTTGCAATGCTCAAGGACCTTGCGAATTTGATGTCACGGCGTACCATTTCGGGTTGCTAAAATATAATGCGTAAAATTTGAATCGTTTCTTCCATAAATAATTAAAGGAGGATTCTCATATAAAAGGAAAAACAGAATCCAATTTTCGAGGAATGCTTATTCGAAATCTATTTATTAAACATATCTGCAACTTTATATAGTCATAGATGAATATTTTTAGAAGTAAGAAAAACGaattttcatcattttataatctttttcattttttttttcttctacaaATACTCATCTATGACTATATAAAGTTGCAGATACGTTTAATAAAGagatttcgaataaaaatttcccgAAAATTGGCTTCTTTTTTCCCTGTTTACACGAGAATCCCCCCTTAAGTGAACGTACAACTGCAATATCACACAATATGCTTACAACATGCCTAAACGTGGACAACTGTTGCTCCAATTGGAATATATTTTGTGCCTGCTCTTGGAAACCTATCTGCTTCGCTAACTCACACAGGCACCTACATTTATCACACATGAAATTTTAGTAAATGGTAATTTACTCTAACGAAAGAAAGAACAGTACAGAAGTGTGAGAGAATGTCCCATGATTAGCATTCATATGATTATATGTACAAAATGATTGGAGTTCCATACACCAATACAGATTAACTATAAATATGGAGGATACATAAAATAACTATGGTTGGACTGACCACATCTGTCCAAGGCTCCCTGATTCGTCCACTAAATACACTTGTCTTGAACTTTGTATTGTATCTTTTGCCTGATACCCACTCTTATCTTCTACACTGTGATCCTGGTAGCTGACAAATGTGTATGATCAACGTTACTGGTAACTGGAAGTGTTACCTTTGGACTGTCTTAGGAATTATGAGTATGATAAACTGGACGTAATTAGCTTGATAATTGGAAGAATTAGTTTGAATTATGTATACAAACAAAGGGAGAAAAATGCAGTGCAATAAAGCGTTTTAATGAAACACGATCAACCGAAACGGACAATAGACATACCGTCTGTTCGTAACCGGTACGAGATTCTCATTGTACAGTGCTTCGCAAGTCACATGGCAACAGAACTGCATATAATGCTCTTGCGTTTGCATGTTACATGTGTTGAGTAGAATCGCTAGACCTAGCGGTTTCAATGAGTTCAAATGCTGCCTCCAAGCATGATCATCAAACTGTAGACGAAACGGCAGCGCATGATCATGGGTAAGATCCAAAACCTCGGCTGTTGAATGAGACATGTCTGAAACCACATTTCCATTTAATATACGATAGACT encodes:
- the L(2)k05819 gene encoding transmembrane protein 94-like protein l(2)k05819 isoform X3; this encodes MVGDQAKDHSSRTSEKANNKFTESLGLTTTVALETLQRDIKRVLQEYEEECKRNKKYKAWLKDTLHHRSQYTTLCWTSAIALLINAIILVIEFFTVNETWYLTLPYEGLTVCCLVVLNFILVVSDNKLRHKEIPHRVRILLDQLEVAKHSCQWESENYPHLCSPLSPCLTLQWTYRDGHIVNLPWALLVAGDIIVIKPGQQAPGYCVPYDDTEAPVLHVREVYSPQVHSANEIFSTPQARAPLKNKIYKLQETPYLMNLRMALDQALDRPVTYHNRKRHLLMICCIEQLAYPVLLVIVLIVNLFRYLYLYEYFGIGHWNEMFLLQPIAIGIPLLPLVFPICWIFLNGFGMARFKALFKLYQSSKKLQFVDPFEDTDISGPSYPEVVYNWMELKEYFFNILLGKEHMMSRSASILHVLGSVTALCCVDKKGILSWPNPTAEKVFFLRNASTLSPSSSAGSLDKTSEHQCQTQTDDSKQYPNKTSYVQHDMSHSTAEVLDLTHDHALPFRLQFDDHAWRQHLNSLKPLGLAILLNTCNMQTQEHYMQFCCHVTCEALYNENLVPVTNRRCLCELAKQIGFQEQAQNIFQLEQQLSTFRHVQPEMVRRDIKFARSLSIATKLKFPFPHMVAVVVKERSGGGLQLLTQGTADIILDSCIEFWDGHDLCPLSASDRKKVQDFYQRTSLTSYCTAFAYRPLTRGINNKMSKIYLELPADSKHLYTPHRSPTPLPWDFRNVLDPRVKGILGQFHSTDSLLCNENKDDNISDVESCFEIQCNQVFIGMVTMQYQAQTDMVQLIEQLDRACIRFVHFSKENELRSRVFSEKMGLESGWNCHISLLSERASTNLDTSRAMSMSAPSAINTDFATVKFDDETTEWNDTGLSQVKSAMSHREQDTVRSEDSVLVQSVDLGSGQEAWRSLSCLTDSTEQSAPVNFDLSNRAKLPRGIDKIRPHLELIDNVPLLVSLFTDCNTTVTREMLHIMQDYGEVVCVLGSSANAENMPIFMQADAGVAVEPLYPQVCQRIPVLTQTREDQGPSPVDISRALNSVACSLSVKREDPIAIFHLIMEARHYMKCLWNCVQFWVCCTVTLSFTQALSSFLLLPPLFSVDQVLWLSCLIIPMLSISMIATPKDPTIMQRATGKNQCTIDGQIALFVLWCYGSKFLPTIITIVLSQCISFLTLCPIYASMDSKCLYVYPELREGVLWGGWGAKPNVVLVVQHFALSLLVLHLVTISVGFVHREYSIWRKQPFNNFVWFLSAFITLCAQAAFSGVVFCSFWKEEGEKIEDFPVHLPLFFLSSLPLIFAVNELIKWQEIKVNVRYQKRARLEFGTKLGMNSPF